The following are from one region of the Neurospora crassa OR74A linkage group III, whole genome shotgun sequence genome:
- a CDS encoding mitochondrial inner membrane organization protein mio10, translating to MSDSTSSPVAAAPSTAMTRPVSEALLNEKWDRCLSNLLIKSTLGLGFGVVFSVLIFKRRAWPAFVGVGFGAGRAYEECNTSLKQAAREIRAQA from the exons atgtcCGACTCGACCTCTTCCCCCGTGGCCGCTGCCCCCTCGACCGCCATGACGCGTCCCGTCAGCGAGGCCCTTCTCAACGAGAAG TGGGACCGCTGCCTCTCCAACCTCCTCATCAAGTCcaccctcggcctcggcTTCGGTGTCGTCTTCTCCGTCCTCATCTTCAAGCGGAGGGCGTGGCCCGCCTTCGTCGGCGTCGGTTTCGGTGCCGGCCGCGCGTATGAGGAGTGCAACACCAGCCTGAAGCAGGCCGCCAGGGAAATCCGTGCCCAGGCCTAA
- a CDS encoding DSBA family oxidoreductase, with translation MGGGRIDVYMDIVSLYSYLAFLDLQQNGELLRAHNVEVEFHPVLLGAIVVGSGNKPPWTLPAKAVYFAHDVRRSIARFPGLVIQTPKDLMAVSKNIIPNRALHFIKSHHPPSTFLTILHYFMYLFWSPPNLDLTLPENVAKALLECPADFDGSIAAQGSEGVDKKKKKLFTKEQVEEIMKGTETPQIKEALKNTTQEALDKGAFGNPWIWVTDGKGRQEPFFGSDRFHFVYKFLGLPYQDVTLLPPGGRLVLSEGEDTAKL, from the exons ATGGGTGGAGGAAGGATTGATGTGTATATGGACATTG TGTCCCTATACAGCTACCTAGCCTTCCTAGACCTCCAACAAAATGGTGAACTCCTCAGGGCACACAATGTAGAGGTTGA GTTTCATCCTGTTCTTCTTGGGGCTATCGTCGTCGGTTCAG GTAACAAACCCCCCTGGACCCTGCCTGCCAAAGCCGTCTACTTCGCTCATGATGTCCGGCGGTCCATTGCCCGGTTTCCGGGGCTGGTTATCCAAACGCCCAAGGATTTGATGGCTGTTTCCAAGAATATTATC CCCAACCGCGCCCTCCACTTCATCAAATCCCACCATCCCCCTTCCACATTCCTCACCATCTTACACTACTTCATGTACCTCTTCTGGTCTCCCCCCAACTTGGACCTGACGCTGCCAGAAAACGTAGCCAAGGCGTTGTTGGAGTGTCCAGCGGACTTTGATGGCTCTATTGCTGCTCAAGGTAGTGAAGGGgtggacaagaagaagaagaagttgttCACAAAAGAACAAGTAGAAGAGATCATGAAGGGGACTGAAACACCCCAAATCAAAGAGGCCCTAAAGAACACGACGCAGGAGGCCTTGGATAAGGGGGCGTTCGGGAACCCGTGGATTTGGGTTACTGACGGGAAAGGGAGGCAGGAGCCGTTTTTTGGGAGTGATAG ATTCCATTTCGTCTACAAGTTCCTGGGCCTGCCGTACCAGGATGTTACGCTTTTGCCTCCTGGTGGCAGGTTGGTGTTATCTGAGGGAGAGGATACGGCCAAGTTGTGA